Genomic segment of Maricaulis maris:
GGCCGCGCTTCATGTCTGGCAGCGGCCGCTGCCCGAGGTTCTCGCCGAACGCATCATGGACCCGATCGGATCATCCGGGACATGGGAATGGCAGGGCTATGAGAACAGCCATGTCACGATCAATGGCGAGACCATGTGGTCAGTTTCCGGCGGTGGTCACTGGGGCGGCGGCATGATGCTGTCAGCCTACGACCAGGCGCGCTTTGGCCTGCTCGGCCTGCGTCGCGGCAATTGGTGTGGCACGCAATTGCTGTCGCAAGACTGGTATGACGCGTCGTTGACCCCGACCGATGTGATGCCGTCCTACGGCTACATGAATTTCTTTCTGAACTCGCCCGGTGACGATGCCGCCGCGATCAATGTGGCGAGCGCGCCGGCCAGCAGTTTCGCCTATCTCGGAGCCGGGGCGAACATGATCTATATCGATCCCGAGCACGATATCGTCGCGGTCGTCCGCTGGATCGAAGCGTCCGAGCGCGGGGCCTTTATCGACCATCTGATGGCGGCAATCCGCGAGGACTGACGCCATCAGAGATGGTGATGGCGCGGGCTCAGTCCGGCTGGCGTTCGCAGCGAAGGGTCGCGGCGATGCGGTCGCCCGCAGGCGCGATCGAGAGATAGATCGCATTGGATCCGGCGGTGTCGATGGCGGCACCGTCATTGTCATAAGCCGAGCCTGCGGACAGGGCTGCGTCCACGGCGTCGAGTGTAACGTCGTACTGGTCGTAATCCGCGATCGGGCAATCGATAAAACGGTCAAACTGCCCGAAGACCTGGCGCAGGCGCATGATGTTCTGGGCGTCAGACGGCGCATCCATGGTCAGGTCGAAGGCCGGGTCAGTGCAATAATCCGCGCTCAGCGTAACCACGGTGCCATCGGGGAAGGCGCCGCGCTCGGCCCGGCCGGACGGCTCACTGCGCACGATTTCGACATTGCGAAGGCGCGTCTCGGCGAGATTGAAGCTGTAGGTGGAGTGATCGGTGCAGCCGTCCGAGGCGAGGGCGGTCACCGCCACGAGTGCAAAAAGGTCAATCATCCGATATCCGGTCCCTGTTCTGAACGCCCGCCGCGAATCGGTCGGGCGGGGATAGTTTGACGGCAAGGCGCGGGCCCTGTCACTCAGTCTCGTCGCAGCCCGCCCGAGCTGAAGCGTTCGCTCATCACATGCCGGTCACCGGGATGGGTCAGGCGCGCAAGGGTGACCACGTCGCTACCCTGGAAGGTGCGGCGCTCCAGAACGAGGCAGGCCGCTCCGGCGTTGATCGCAAGGCAGTCGGCGAGCGCCTTGTCCGCATTGACCGCCGACACGGTGTGTTCGGCCTCGGTCCATGGCGTCTTGCGGAGCAGCCAGCCGCCCGGTCCCTCACCAGAGAAATCGGCCTGACCGGCGTCCGGCAGAAGCGCGAGATTGATCCAGCGCTCCTCAAACTCGATGACATCACCATCGGCCGTATGCAGGCAGCGGATGTGCTGAACGCGCGCGCCGGGCAGAAGCCGCATCTGGCGGGCGACCTCATCGCTGGCGGGTACGGTCTGGCTGTCGAGGCAGCGATAGCCATATTGTTGACCGCGGGCCGGGATGGCGCTCGCCATGTCGACAATCTTGAGCAGGGCCGTCGGCGTTTCGGGCTGGGCAACGAAGCTGCCGGCGCGGCGCTTGCGGACGACCAGGCCGTCCTCGGTCAGCGTTCTCAAAGCCCGGCTGACGGTCATGCGGGCGGTTCCGAAATGGTCGCACAGCTCGGCCTCCGACGGCAGCCGGAAGCCCGGCTCCCAGCTCCCGCTGCGGATCTGCCCGAGAATGGCCAAGCGGATCTGGTCGTAGACCGGACCTTCCCCATCCAGCTTCAGCGCGTCTCGCCAGTCCGTCATGACGTCCATCCGTCCATGATCCCTTTCAACGCCCTCCCATAGGCCTGCTCCACCGCGCTGCGGACCAGGGACCGTCCGTCGTGAACCCGCGCCACGCCGCCGACGTAAACACTTCGCACCTGGCGGGCATCGCCGGCGAAGATCCAGCTGTCCAGCAGCGTGTCGCCCCGGCGTTCCGCAAGAACGGGATTGCGGGTGTCCAGCTCGACGAGGTCGGCGCGAGAGCCCACCGCCAACTGTCCCATGGCTTGCCCCAGCGCTTGCGCCCCGCCCGCCGAGCAGGCGTCAAACAGGGTGCGGCCGGTGCTCGATCCGGCCTGACCGAGAAGGTTGCGTTCGCGCCGTGTCAGTCGCTGGCCGTATTCGAGCAGGCGCAGTTCTTCTGCCAGGTCGATACGGATATGGCTGTCCGATCCGATGCCGATCCGTCCAATGGCGGCCA
This window contains:
- the hutC gene encoding histidine utilization repressor, whose translation is MTDWRDALKLDGEGPVYDQIRLAILGQIRSGSWEPGFRLPSEAELCDHFGTARMTVSRALRTLTEDGLVVRKRRAGSFVAQPETPTALLKIVDMASAIPARGQQYGYRCLDSQTVPASDEVARQMRLLPGARVQHIRCLHTADGDVIEFEERWINLALLPDAGQADFSGEGPGGWLLRKTPWTEAEHTVSAVNADKALADCLAINAGAACLVLERRTFQGSDVVTLARLTHPGDRHVMSERFSSGGLRRD